One genomic region from Podarcis raffonei isolate rPodRaf1 chromosome 16, rPodRaf1.pri, whole genome shotgun sequence encodes:
- the SF1 gene encoding splicing factor 1 isoform X5, producing the protein MATGANATPLGKLHPPPPPGKAGYPLPPPGLVMQGPPPPPPPPGPAQAQPQPAIPSLMAAAAFPFAALPPPPPPPPPPPPPPPQQPQPPPQQQQPPPPPPPAQQQQQVQQAQYSQYRFPSPPPQPPLGLEQQQPPPQGPQHLHHLQQQDEGGQAGAGNQETYLSADFPNKKRKRSRWNQDTMDQKTVIPGMPTVIPPGLTREQERAYIVQLQIEDLTRKLRTGDLGIPPNPEDRSPSPEPIYNSEGKRLNTREFRTRKKLEEERHNLITEMVALNPDFKPPADYKPPATRVSDKVMIPQDEYPEINFVGLLIGPRGNTLKNIEKECNAKIMIRGKGSVKEGKVGRKDGQMLPGEDEPLHALVTANTMENVKKAVEQIRNILKQGIETPEDQNDLRKMQLRELARLNGTLREDDNRILRPWQNTETRSITNTTVCTKCGGAGHIASDCKFARPGDPQSAQDKARMDKEYLSLMAELGEAPVPASVGSSSGPSNPPLPSGPRPSGPGNNQPPPNRPPWMNSGPSENRPFHGMHGGGGGGGGGGGGGGGGPGGPGGPHNFPHHMSNMGGHGGHPMQHNPNGPPPWMQPHNPPMNQGPHPHGPPGPHHMVPGQCASGLWGLSPPRKRYDAASDGYDAPSAPSTQWSASPASLWSSSPMAAAAAASTPASQQQYSLAMAAK; encoded by the exons ATGGCGACTGGAGCGAACGCGACGCCGCTGGGGAAGCTCCACCCGCCCCCGCCGCCGGGCAAGGCCGGCTACCCGCTGCCTCCGCCGGGCCTGGTCATGCAAGGGCCCCCGCCTCCACCGCCGCCGCCGGGCCCTGCGCAGGCCCAGCCTCAGCCCGCCATCCCCAGCCTCATGGCGGCCGCCGCCTTCCCCTTCGCCGccctcccgccgccaccgccgccgcctcctccaccgccgccaccaccaccgcaGCAGCCCCAGCCGcctccccagcagcagcagcccccgccgccgccaccgccggcccagcagcagcagcaggttcaACAGGCCCAGTATAGCCAGTACCGCTTCCCCTCGCCCCCGCCGCAGCCCCCGCTGggcctggagcagcagcagcccccgccGCAAGGCCCGCAGCACCTCCACCACCTCCAGCAGCAGGACGAGGGCGGACAGGCCGGGGCCGGGAACCAAG AAACCTATCTGTCTGCAGATTTTCCCAataaaaagaggaagaggagcagatgGAACCAAGATACCATGGACCAGAAGACTGTCATCCCTGGAATGCCCACAGTTATCCCTCCTGGGCTTACCCGTGAACAAGAGAGAGCTTATATAG TGCAACTGCAGATAGAAGACCTGACTCGTAAACTGCGCACAGGAGACCTGGGCATCCCCCCTAACCCTGAGGACAG GTCTCCTTCCCCTGAACCGATTTACAATAGCGAGGGGAAGCGTTTGAACACCCGTGAATTCCGTACACGCAAGAAACTGGAAGAGGAGAGGCACAACCTGATAACAGAGATGGTGGCGCTCAACCCAGACTTCAAGCCACCAGCTGATTACAA ACCTCCAGCAACTCGAGTGAGTGATAAGGTGATGATCCCACAGGATGAATATCCTGAGATTAACTTCGTTGGGCTTCTGATTGGACCCAG AGGGAACACATTGAAGAACATTGAGAAGGAGTGCAATGCTAAGATTATGATCAGAGGCAAAGGGTCTGTGAAAGAAGGGAAGGTGGGCCGGAAAGATGGCCAGATGCTGCCTGGTGAGGATGAGCCACTTCATGCTTTGGTCACAGCTAACACCATGGAGAATGTGAAGAAGGCAGTGGAACAG ATCCGTAACATTCTGAAGCAAGGCATTGAAACTCCAGAGGACCAGAATGATCTGCGCAAGATGCAGCTGCGGGAACTGGCCCGCCTCAATGGGACACTGCGTGAAGATGACAACAG AATTCTGCGTCCATGGCAAAACACTGAGACTCGCAGCATCACCAACACCACTGTGTGTACCAAGTGTGGAGGAGCTGGCCACATTGCATCAGATTGCAAATTTGCCCG GCCTGGAGACCCCCAGTCAGCCCAGGATAAAGCACGCATGGACAAGGAATACCTGTCTTTGATGGCTGAGTTGGGAGAAGCCCCTGTCCCAGCATCGGTGGGATCATCTTCGGGACCTTCCAATCCACCACTGCCAAGTGGTCCAAGACCTTCAGGGCCAGGAAACAACCAGCCACCTCCT AACCGCCCGCCATGGATGAACTCTGGCCCCTCTGAAAACAGGCCCTTCCATGGCATgcatggtggtggaggaggtggaggcggaggaggaggaggaggaggggggggaccTGGAGGGCCTGGTGGCCCTCACAATTTCCCCCACCACATGTCAAATATGGGAGGACATGGGGGTCACCCAATGCAGCACAACCCCAACGGTCCTCCACCTTGGATGCAGCCTCACAACCCACCAATGAACCAGGGACCACATCCTCACGGTCCCCCCGGGCCCCATCACATGG TACCTGGGCAATGCGCCAGTGGGCTCTGGGGTCTATCGCCTCCAAGGAAAAG GTATGATGCCGCCTCCGATGGGTATGATGCCCCCTCCGCCCCCTCCACCCAGTGGTCAGCCTCCCCCGCCTCCCTCTGGTCCTCTTCccccatggcagcagcagcagcagcctccaccCCCGCCTCCCAGCAGCAGTACTCCCTTGCCATGGCAGCAAAGTGA